Proteins from a genomic interval of Roseinatronobacter monicus:
- a CDS encoding lipopolysaccharide biosynthesis protein → MTRKSSSRGIFRDAIQLLTGTLGGRLILLVALPFLTRLYEPDDFKLLAVFIALISSISVVSCLRMDVAIPLAENDDDATNLLAISLIAAAISSILIFVLSMISPEALALSIGTPGIEPYFWLISLGIFLGAGYTALQYWATRMHRFGLIARTRISQSATGAGSMLGLGWFGIAPLGLLIGNLLTLSAGGFLLSIQTWKNDQRKFAKINRKRIRETLVKYRRFMIFSTPEAFTNVISVQIPILIFAAHSGAEAGQLYLSMQVVAIPMTLMGASFAQVYASRAAAEQTNATLHKFTAMMMRRLFFTGLLPMILVILFGPMVFTFIFGTEWQRAGQIAAWIAPWMLAQLISSPVSMVMSLIGYQKEMLYISVFGAVARIAVVVIASHLFSSIILEAYAVASAIFFIASSIVFYRASKLPPRLHGGSTSG, encoded by the coding sequence ATGACACGCAAATCATCTAGCAGGGGTATTTTCCGTGATGCAATCCAACTCTTAACTGGAACACTGGGTGGAAGATTAATCCTCCTGGTGGCCCTACCGTTCCTCACACGGTTATACGAGCCGGATGACTTCAAGCTTCTCGCTGTGTTTATTGCGCTAATAAGTTCGATCTCTGTCGTTTCTTGCCTGCGCATGGATGTTGCAATCCCATTAGCAGAGAATGATGACGATGCAACTAATTTGTTGGCCATTTCTCTAATCGCAGCCGCGATCAGCTCTATATTGATATTTGTATTGTCGATGATCTCGCCAGAAGCGCTGGCATTATCAATTGGTACACCAGGAATTGAACCCTATTTCTGGTTGATCTCGCTGGGCATTTTTTTGGGTGCAGGTTACACGGCGCTTCAGTATTGGGCAACGCGCATGCATCGGTTTGGCCTGATCGCCCGCACGCGGATTAGCCAGTCGGCTACTGGAGCTGGTAGCATGCTAGGGTTAGGATGGTTTGGGATCGCACCGCTTGGGTTGCTTATTGGAAATCTCTTAACATTGAGCGCTGGTGGTTTTTTGCTCTCTATACAGACTTGGAAGAATGACCAAAGAAAATTTGCCAAGATTAACCGTAAGCGCATCAGAGAAACTCTCGTTAAGTATCGTCGTTTCATGATATTCTCTACGCCCGAGGCGTTTACTAATGTCATAAGCGTACAGATCCCAATACTTATTTTCGCAGCACACTCTGGTGCAGAAGCCGGACAACTTTATTTGTCTATGCAAGTAGTAGCTATACCTATGACTTTAATGGGGGCCTCTTTCGCTCAGGTTTACGCATCACGTGCTGCCGCGGAGCAAACCAATGCAACACTTCATAAGTTTACTGCAATGATGATGCGCCGTTTGTTTTTCACCGGATTGTTACCAATGATATTGGTGATCTTATTTGGCCCAATGGTATTTACTTTTATTTTTGGGACCGAATGGCAACGCGCGGGTCAAATCGCGGCGTGGATAGCTCCTTGGATGCTGGCCCAGTTAATCAGCTCCCCTGTTTCGATGGTGATGTCCTTGATAGGGTATCAAAAAGAGATGCTTTATATATCAGTATTTGGAGCAGTGGCTCGTATAGCGGTTGTTGTAATAGCAAGCCATCTCTTTTCTTCTATTATTCTTGAAGCTTACGCAGTAGCATCCGCTATATTTTTTATAGCAAGTTCCATAGTTTTTTATCGAGCTTCCAAGCTCCCACCCCGATTGCATGGAGGATCGACGAGCGGGTGA
- a CDS encoding ABC transporter ATP-binding protein, with protein MIQLENLSKVFFTHTGDHTVFKGLSLSLPPGRSLGLLGRNGAGKSTLLQIIAGTMQPTTGRVIRKGMISWPIGAASSFHPEMTGLQNTRFLARIYGIDSDSLASFVEDFADIGKHFYMPLRTYSSGMKSRLSFGVAMGIPFDTYLIDEVTGAGDASFKEKSKSLFRARMNNADAIMISHSMSEMRNFCDSGLVLHNGELEFFDKIENAIERHENLLEDMKRKKIR; from the coding sequence ATGATCCAACTTGAGAATCTCAGCAAGGTTTTTTTTACACATACTGGCGACCACACGGTATTTAAGGGGCTCTCATTGAGCCTTCCGCCTGGACGGTCTCTCGGGCTGCTTGGACGTAATGGTGCGGGCAAGTCGACTTTACTTCAGATTATTGCTGGGACGATGCAACCTACGACAGGACGTGTTATTCGCAAAGGCATGATATCATGGCCAATTGGTGCAGCGAGCAGCTTTCACCCCGAGATGACGGGACTGCAAAATACACGCTTCTTGGCAAGAATATACGGGATTGATAGCGACTCTTTGGCCAGTTTTGTTGAAGATTTTGCAGATATAGGGAAGCATTTTTATATGCCGTTGCGGACTTACTCTTCAGGGATGAAATCGCGTCTTTCATTCGGCGTGGCGATGGGAATCCCTTTTGATACCTATTTGATCGATGAGGTCACTGGCGCGGGAGATGCAAGCTTCAAAGAGAAAAGTAAATCTCTATTCAGGGCCCGTATGAATAATGCGGATGCTATTATGATCAGCCACTCTATGTCAGAAATGCGAAACTTTTGTGATAGTGGCCTCGTGCTACATAACGGCGAATTAGAATTTTTTGATAAAATCGAAAATGCTATTGAGCGTCATGAGAATTTATTAGAGGATATGAAAAGGAAAAAAATACGATGA
- a CDS encoding sugar transporter, which yields MNTLTQAQKAQSLPESGPDLASRTAKKAQKKPRHLKLASSLGLLVVLPTLAAIAYLTVFAQPQYASNSGFVVRQEEGASASAMLGGLSQILGAQTAGNSDLLFEFIQSQSLVSGVQSELDILSHYSQTWPLDPIFSVHPEATIETLLRFWRRMVRITYDKSSGVIMVEVRARSPDMAYNISREIIFQSENMVNMLNATARRDSMANAQGDLEEAAQSLRLAREALIAFQARTQILDPQADIQGRMGVVASLQQQLAQALVDYDLLIQSASMNDPRVRQLDLRISTINERIAIERRSSTESDVTVDNTDFPTLLGQYERLRLDVQFAEENYRAALTALSQARTNAERKQVYLATFIAPTIAETAEYPKKALIVGLTAFFALMFWSVGALVYYSLRDRG from the coding sequence GTGAACACACTAACCCAAGCGCAGAAGGCCCAGTCACTCCCGGAATCAGGACCAGACTTAGCTAGCCGCACAGCGAAAAAAGCACAAAAGAAGCCGCGCCACCTTAAACTTGCGTCGAGTCTCGGTCTTCTGGTTGTACTACCGACGTTAGCGGCCATCGCATATCTAACAGTATTTGCCCAGCCGCAATATGCGTCAAATTCTGGTTTTGTCGTACGTCAGGAAGAGGGTGCCTCAGCGAGCGCCATGCTAGGTGGGCTAAGCCAGATTTTGGGAGCGCAAACAGCGGGAAATTCCGACTTATTGTTTGAGTTCATCCAGAGCCAGAGTTTGGTCTCGGGCGTTCAGAGTGAACTAGACATCCTTTCCCATTACTCTCAAACTTGGCCCCTCGACCCAATATTCTCTGTTCATCCGGAAGCCACGATAGAAACCTTACTCAGATTTTGGCGACGTATGGTGCGCATAACCTACGACAAATCTTCGGGCGTAATCATGGTCGAAGTCCGCGCTCGAAGTCCAGACATGGCGTATAATATTTCGCGAGAAATTATTTTCCAGAGTGAGAATATGGTCAATATGTTGAATGCTACAGCCCGGCGCGATAGTATGGCCAACGCACAAGGCGACTTAGAAGAAGCGGCGCAGAGTTTGCGTTTGGCCCGTGAAGCGCTCATCGCTTTTCAGGCGCGCACACAAATTTTGGATCCACAAGCTGATATCCAAGGCCGCATGGGTGTCGTTGCGAGCTTACAGCAGCAGTTGGCTCAGGCATTGGTCGATTATGATCTTCTGATACAATCCGCCAGTATGAACGATCCGCGGGTAAGACAACTTGACCTGCGTATTTCTACGATAAACGAGCGTATTGCGATCGAGCGTCGAAGCAGCACCGAATCTGATGTGACTGTGGACAATACCGATTTTCCAACCCTACTGGGGCAGTATGAAAGGCTTCGGCTCGATGTACAGTTTGCCGAAGAGAATTATCGCGCGGCTCTAACCGCTCTCAGCCAAGCACGCACGAATGCGGAGAGAAAGCAGGTTTATCTAGCCACGTTCATTGCACCGACTATTGCAGAAACAGCCGAGTATCCGAAGAAGGCTCTCATTGTCGGACTAACCGCATTCTTTGCTCTAATGTTCTGGTCAGTGGGTGCGCTAGTCTACTATAGCCTACGTGATCGGGGTTAA
- a CDS encoding ISAs1 family transposase, with protein MQIFLDAFGNIPDPRASNARHDLGELLVIAFVSVLCGSSSCAEMAEFGRAKENVFRDFLKLKHAIPSHDTFSDVFAMIDPKALDATFGKVLAEVAALLQDGDVIAIDGKALRGAGGKTENAKTRMMVSACASRLRLTLATVPADRGAELEAAIEALGLIALKGKVVTGDALHCNRRTVAAINAQGGDWCLALKGNQESLLSDARGCFSEPPEGHPEAITDEMNHGRREIRKAVVVSAKSLAEHHEFPGLKGFGRIEATREVDGKVTSETRFFALSWLPTPEVLLATVRAHWAIENALHWQLDVSFREDDARNRKDNGPANIAVLRRRALDVVRRDTSKTSLSLKLKRAGWDEAFLRKLLTNISTA; from the coding sequence ATGCAGATTTTCCTCGACGCCTTTGGCAATATTCCCGACCCGCGGGCCAGCAATGCCCGTCATGACCTTGGCGAGTTGCTTGTGATTGCGTTTGTTTCAGTGCTCTGCGGCTCCAGTTCCTGCGCGGAGATGGCAGAGTTCGGGCGTGCAAAAGAGAACGTTTTCAGAGACTTCCTGAAGCTCAAGCACGCCATACCCTCGCATGACACGTTTTCAGATGTGTTCGCGATGATCGACCCCAAGGCGCTGGATGCGACCTTCGGCAAGGTGTTGGCCGAGGTCGCGGCACTGTTGCAAGACGGTGATGTGATCGCCATCGACGGCAAGGCATTGCGCGGCGCCGGGGGCAAAACCGAGAATGCGAAAACGCGGATGATGGTCTCAGCCTGCGCCTCACGCCTGCGCCTGACGCTGGCCACGGTGCCCGCTGATCGGGGCGCGGAGTTGGAGGCCGCGATCGAAGCCCTCGGACTGATCGCGCTGAAGGGCAAGGTGGTGACGGGCGATGCGCTCCATTGCAACCGCCGCACCGTGGCCGCAATCAACGCCCAAGGTGGCGATTGGTGCCTGGCGCTCAAGGGTAATCAGGAGTCACTCTTGTCGGATGCGCGGGGCTGCTTTTCTGAGCCGCCCGAAGGTCACCCAGAAGCTATCACGGATGAGATGAACCATGGTCGCCGGGAGATCCGAAAGGCTGTCGTAGTATCAGCCAAGTCATTGGCAGAACATCATGAATTCCCTGGCCTCAAGGGCTTCGGTCGCATCGAGGCTACCCGCGAAGTAGACGGCAAGGTGACCTCAGAGACGCGCTTCTTCGCCCTGTCCTGGCTGCCCACGCCCGAGGTTTTGCTAGCCACGGTCCGCGCCCACTGGGCCATCGAGAACGCCCTACATTGGCAACTCGACGTGTCGTTTCGCGAGGATGACGCGCGTAACCGCAAGGACAATGGGCCAGCCAACATCGCCGTGCTCCGACGCCGCGCCCTTGACGTTGTCCGCCGCGATACATCCAAAACGTCGCTGTCCCTCAAACTCAAACGAGCAGGCTGGGATGAAGCCTTCCTGCGCAAACTCCTCACAAATATCTCAACGGCTTAG
- a CDS encoding tyrosine-type recombinase/integrase, with amino-acid sequence MIKRLKLNEKSVREAERAVRVYQIFDTDVRGFSLSVYPSGNRAFTLDYRTSGRQRRMVIGRWPEWTTVAARERAKEMRRSIDEGTDPLAERQSAREAPRVSDMITRYLEEHTPHLAPRNAADQHTIMHKMVAPDWGNRLVRDITKSDVDKLLNKVAAGRARPSKTKPNNRARKLQGPKPTPVRANRVGEVLRKMFGLAVEWGWREDNPASGFRRRIETARERFLTHEEIGRLAQALDTAEDQRAAGIIRLCMLTGARVGEVQNARFEQFNLELGTWSKPAAATKQRKVHRIPISSEVAAIVRQRQLVVPRGNPWLFPGDVPGKPVREIRRFWLAIQKEADLPGVRVHDLRHTFASLLVSGGASLEMIGKLLGHSQMQTTQRYAHLMDSPLREGLSAVASVFRPRPQLVHNADQLHKGA; translated from the coding sequence ATGATCAAGAGGCTGAAACTGAATGAGAAATCCGTGCGCGAGGCCGAGCGCGCTGTGCGCGTCTACCAGATCTTCGACACCGATGTGCGCGGGTTCTCGCTCTCGGTCTATCCGTCCGGCAATCGTGCTTTCACACTCGATTACCGGACTTCCGGTCGCCAGCGGCGCATGGTGATCGGGCGTTGGCCGGAATGGACGACGGTGGCCGCGCGCGAGCGCGCCAAGGAAATGCGGCGCAGCATCGATGAGGGGACCGACCCGCTGGCCGAACGTCAGTCGGCGCGCGAAGCCCCGCGCGTATCAGACATGATCACGCGCTATCTGGAAGAGCACACCCCCCATCTGGCCCCGCGCAATGCTGCAGATCAGCATACGATCATGCACAAGATGGTGGCACCGGACTGGGGCAACCGTCTCGTGCGTGACATCACCAAATCCGATGTGGATAAACTGCTGAACAAGGTTGCCGCAGGGCGCGCGCGCCCGTCCAAGACCAAGCCCAACAACCGCGCGCGCAAGCTGCAGGGGCCAAAGCCCACGCCAGTGCGCGCCAATCGCGTGGGCGAAGTTCTGCGCAAGATGTTTGGCCTCGCTGTGGAATGGGGATGGCGCGAGGATAATCCAGCGAGTGGCTTTCGCCGCCGGATCGAGACCGCGCGCGAGCGGTTCCTGACCCATGAGGAGATCGGCCGACTGGCACAGGCGCTGGATACCGCCGAGGACCAGCGCGCGGCCGGGATCATCCGGCTCTGCATGCTGACCGGCGCGCGCGTGGGCGAGGTGCAGAATGCGCGGTTTGAGCAGTTCAATCTGGAACTCGGGACCTGGTCCAAGCCCGCAGCGGCCACCAAACAGCGCAAGGTTCACCGGATCCCGATATCGTCAGAAGTCGCCGCGATCGTGCGCCAGCGCCAGTTGGTCGTGCCGCGTGGCAATCCATGGCTCTTTCCCGGCGACGTGCCCGGCAAGCCCGTCCGCGAAATCCGCCGTTTCTGGCTGGCGATCCAGAAAGAGGCTGATCTCCCCGGCGTGCGCGTGCATGATCTGCGCCACACGTTTGCGTCGCTTCTGGTCAGCGGCGGGGCCTCGCTCGAGATGATCGGCAAGCTGCTGGGCCATAGCCAGATGCAGACAACCCAGCGCTATGCGCATCTGATGGATTCACCGCTGCGCGAAGGGCTCAGTGCTGTGGCCAGTGTGTTCCGCCCCCGCCCACAGCTGGTGCATAACGCCGATCAGCTGCACAAAGGCGCCTGA
- a CDS encoding glycosyltransferase, translated as MIVWNTFDSDARVQKEIATLNKAGYTVHVFCRRADPDGPAREQRGPELIVERFPRKAGRDTLGAAGFVATPQRRSGVRQLLHMARQLLIQQQMVRAMVAMRPSVIHAHDLNTLIPALQAARLARVPLIYDAHEFNMDRIDQNNWLRPVFRQIEGFALTRAARVIVPSPGIAKALARFYSVRRPTVLANWPVLDTGLSPAIPDLRARLGIEPSRPVALYQGGLQPHRGLELLVAAMPEVPDLDLVLMGDGRLREALKKQIAELGLLGRVHLVPPEPLERLLPTSMTADFGVHPLEAGCLNHAHASPNKLFEYLHARLPVVVSNLPGMCHALRQAPGGNPGLMFASGDREELTRVLRRMTADPALRAVLSSRARAASEAYCWQAQEHSLSDVYEELLEKM; from the coding sequence ATGATCGTGTGGAATACATTCGACTCCGATGCGCGTGTTCAAAAGGAAATCGCAACTCTGAACAAGGCCGGTTACACGGTTCATGTCTTTTGCCGCCGTGCCGACCCGGACGGACCTGCAAGAGAGCAGCGCGGGCCCGAACTGATTGTCGAGCGGTTTCCTCGCAAAGCTGGACGTGACACCCTGGGGGCTGCTGGATTTGTTGCTACCCCTCAGCGCCGTAGCGGGGTGAGACAGCTGCTTCATATGGCACGGCAGCTACTGATACAGCAGCAAATGGTCCGTGCAATGGTGGCGATGCGTCCTAGCGTGATACATGCCCATGACCTAAACACGCTGATCCCGGCGCTGCAGGCCGCGCGTCTTGCTCGGGTACCATTGATCTATGATGCGCATGAGTTCAATATGGACCGTATTGATCAGAACAACTGGCTGCGCCCAGTATTTCGACAGATCGAGGGGTTTGCGCTTACACGCGCGGCGAGAGTGATTGTGCCGTCACCAGGGATCGCCAAGGCGCTAGCGCGGTTCTATAGTGTTAGGAGGCCAACAGTGTTAGCTAACTGGCCAGTTCTGGATACGGGTTTAAGCCCTGCGATACCAGATCTGCGCGCTCGATTAGGAATAGAACCCAGCAGGCCAGTGGCGTTATATCAGGGCGGCCTACAACCACATCGCGGTCTTGAGCTTCTTGTTGCGGCGATGCCCGAAGTGCCCGATCTAGACCTTGTGCTGATGGGTGATGGGCGGTTGCGCGAAGCGCTCAAAAAACAGATTGCGGAGTTGGGACTGTTGGGACGGGTCCATCTGGTGCCACCCGAGCCGCTGGAGCGACTCTTGCCGACTTCCATGACTGCCGACTTTGGGGTTCATCCACTCGAGGCAGGGTGCCTGAATCATGCCCATGCTAGCCCCAACAAGCTGTTCGAATATTTGCATGCGAGACTACCGGTGGTGGTAAGCAACCTGCCGGGAATGTGTCATGCCTTGAGGCAAGCGCCGGGGGGGAATCCGGGCTTGATGTTCGCATCTGGTGACCGAGAAGAGTTGACGCGAGTTTTGCGCAGAATGACCGCTGACCCAGCGCTACGCGCTGTGCTGTCTAGTCGCGCTCGCGCCGCGAGTGAAGCTTATTGCTGGCAAGCACAAGAACATTCACTCTCTGACGTATATGAAGAGTTGTTGGAGAAAATGTGA
- a CDS encoding glycosyltransferase family 2 protein — protein MTLCRSNQPCDPLPQVSVLLPAYNAEAFLGRAIRSVRDQSFPDWELLIVDDGSADGTAGLAQAESVKDARIAVYSSQRNMGAAAARNLGLEHARGRYIAFIDADDEWLPEKLEAQLAHLHKTGASFGYSGFWRVIGSQRRRIKVPQQVTRDQLLHGNVIGCLTAIYDSAVLGKMPMPDFALSHDYALWLDLLERGPAVGVDRPLAIYHRQEYSLSSNAWRSAKGTWEIYREHLQMPRHEAAYCLSTHLLRRIFRG, from the coding sequence ATGACGCTTTGCCGTTCCAATCAACCTTGCGACCCGCTCCCCCAGGTTTCGGTTCTGCTGCCGGCTTACAATGCAGAGGCATTTTTGGGGCGCGCCATTCGCTCTGTCCGCGACCAAAGCTTTCCCGACTGGGAGCTTTTGATTGTTGATGATGGATCAGCGGATGGCACTGCTGGATTGGCCCAGGCAGAGTCAGTGAAAGATGCACGCATCGCGGTATATTCTTCGCAGCGAAACATGGGTGCAGCCGCTGCACGGAACTTAGGATTGGAGCATGCTCGCGGGCGATATATCGCCTTTATCGATGCGGATGATGAGTGGCTGCCCGAAAAGCTAGAAGCGCAGTTAGCACATTTGCACAAAACTGGCGCAAGCTTTGGTTATAGTGGGTTTTGGCGCGTCATTGGCAGCCAGCGCCGCCGCATCAAGGTGCCACAGCAGGTGACGCGAGATCAGTTGCTTCATGGCAATGTTATTGGCTGTTTGACCGCCATTTATGACAGCGCAGTATTGGGCAAGATGCCGATGCCTGATTTCGCATTGTCGCATGATTACGCGCTTTGGCTCGATCTTCTCGAACGGGGGCCTGCGGTGGGTGTCGACCGGCCGCTAGCGATTTATCACCGGCAAGAATACTCACTGTCTTCAAACGCTTGGCGCTCTGCCAAGGGGACTTGGGAGATCTACCGCGAACATCTGCAGATGCCCCGCCATGAGGCAGCATATTGTCTTTCCACTCATCTTTTGCGCCGGATATTTCGGGGCTGA
- a CDS encoding ABC transporter permease: MSTVERSTTRSPRHTESYMVSAIRCIAALVLREMGTRYGRQPGGYVWALVQPLGMIILLSFAFSLLARSPALGTSFLLFKATGMLILQLFNNVGGSVGQSMSYSKSLLFYPRVTWLDAVVARFLLNGLVTLVVTFIILTGIIIYDDVRTVLDWSKIFLGLFLTLVFGLGVGSLNCFLFMRFPVWQNIWAILTAPLFIISGVIFLYEDLPTLAQQILWWNPLIHITGVMRDGFYPTYSPRYISILYVLACALIPMVVGLMLMRQFHRDLLNR; the protein is encoded by the coding sequence ATGTCTACCGTCGAACGATCTACGACCCGCTCGCCTCGACATACCGAGTCTTATATGGTTTCGGCCATCCGTTGTATCGCAGCTTTGGTGCTCAGAGAGATGGGCACACGTTATGGTCGTCAGCCCGGTGGTTATGTTTGGGCATTGGTCCAACCCTTGGGCATGATCATCTTGCTTAGCTTCGCTTTCTCCCTTCTGGCGAGGTCACCGGCTCTTGGAACTAGTTTTTTGCTGTTCAAAGCGACGGGTATGCTAATACTGCAGTTGTTCAACAACGTAGGTGGAAGCGTAGGTCAATCGATGTCGTACTCAAAATCACTTTTGTTTTACCCCCGAGTTACGTGGCTTGATGCAGTTGTTGCACGGTTTTTGTTAAATGGTCTTGTGACATTAGTGGTTACATTTATTATTTTGACTGGTATCATAATTTACGATGATGTTCGTACCGTGCTGGACTGGTCCAAAATTTTTCTTGGACTTTTCTTAACTTTAGTGTTTGGATTGGGTGTGGGAAGTTTAAATTGCTTTTTATTCATGCGTTTTCCGGTTTGGCAAAACATATGGGCCATACTGACAGCTCCTCTTTTCATTATATCCGGTGTGATATTTTTGTATGAAGACTTGCCAACTCTTGCTCAACAAATCTTGTGGTGGAATCCCCTGATTCATATCACCGGAGTTATGCGTGATGGTTTTTATCCAACATACTCACCGAGGTATATTTCAATATTGTATGTATTAGCGTGCGCACTCATCCCTATGGTGGTTGGATTGATGTTGATGCGTCAATTTCATCGCGACCTCCTTAATCGTTAG
- a CDS encoding IS5 family transposase — MPHKFNDGRRHKFEKKRYRITNWAGYNESLRRRGDVTIWLSPEVEAAWRAERRKTRGGQPVYSDLSIVTCLTLGIVYNQPLRQTEGFVGSLVKLMGLDLLVPDYSTLSRRGAGLILPMKARASTDGPIHLVVDSTGLKIFGEGEWLENKHKTKAKRKSWRKLHLGLDLVTGEIACSELTTDDVGDPTALPELLDQIDGDVTRFIADGAYDGDPTSDLLVKLFGVDVEITIPPPKTAVLSAEAVGNPTLRDQRIAAIRTGGRMAWQVSSGYNQRSRGETQMGRWKMVIGPKLKARSFPNQKTEAKIGTHILNKMTELGRAKFEVVA; from the coding sequence ATGCCGCATAAATTCAATGACGGCCGCCGGCACAAGTTCGAGAAGAAGCGGTACCGCATTACGAACTGGGCTGGCTATAACGAAAGCCTGCGTCGGCGGGGCGATGTAACAATTTGGCTAAGCCCCGAGGTTGAAGCTGCATGGCGTGCAGAGCGCCGCAAGACACGGGGTGGCCAGCCAGTTTATTCTGACCTGTCTATTGTGACCTGCCTGACACTTGGCATCGTTTACAACCAGCCGCTGCGCCAGACCGAAGGGTTTGTAGGCAGCCTTGTGAAGCTCATGGGGCTGGATTTGCTGGTGCCCGACTACTCGACCCTGTCACGTCGCGGGGCCGGTTTGATCTTGCCGATGAAAGCGCGCGCGTCGACGGATGGCCCGATTCATCTTGTCGTAGATAGCACGGGCCTGAAGATATTTGGCGAAGGCGAGTGGCTGGAAAACAAGCACAAAACAAAGGCCAAACGCAAATCCTGGCGCAAGCTGCATCTTGGGCTGGACCTTGTCACCGGCGAAATTGCCTGCTCTGAACTGACCACCGATGATGTGGGTGATCCGACCGCCTTGCCAGAGCTTCTGGATCAGATTGACGGGGACGTGACACGCTTCATCGCCGACGGCGCCTATGACGGCGACCCGACCAGCGACTTGCTCGTGAAGCTGTTTGGGGTTGATGTCGAGATCACTATTCCGCCTCCCAAGACTGCAGTTCTCAGCGCCGAGGCTGTGGGCAATCCAACGCTGCGCGACCAGCGCATTGCCGCAATACGCACAGGCGGGCGTATGGCCTGGCAGGTGAGCAGCGGATACAATCAGCGCAGCCGCGGTGAAACACAAATGGGTCGCTGGAAGATGGTCATCGGCCCCAAACTGAAAGCGCGCAGCTTTCCCAACCAGAAAACAGAAGCCAAGATCGGCACCCACATTCTGAACAAGATGACCGAACTTGGCCGTGCCAAGTTCGAAGTCGTCGCTTGA